GCCCCGGCGCCCGGATGCACGTGCAAATCCAGCGAATAGCCCGAGCCCAGGATATTTTCGCCTAGGAAACCCGCCGCGTACGCCTCGGCAATGGCCTTCTCCAAGATGCGCAGCACGTACAATAGCTCGCCGCGGATGTAGATGTAGCTCGTCCGGGCCCCCAGGGCGTAGCTGCCCGCAATCATGCCCTCGATGAGCAGGTGCGGCAGCTTTGACATCAGGTAGCGGTCCTTGAACGTCCCGGGCTCCGATTCGTCGGCATTGCAGACGAGGTAGCGCGGCACGCCCTCGGGCTTGGCTAAAAAGCTCCACTTCAGGCCCGTGGGGAAGCCGGCGCCGCCGCGGCCGCGCAGGCCCGATTTCTTCACCTCGTCCACCACCTCGTCAGGGGTCATGGTTTTCAGGGCCTTTTCCACGGCGCGGTAGCCGCCGTGTTTGCGGTACACCTCGAAGGTTTCGATGCCTTCGACGTTAACATGTTCGGTTAAGAGCTTGCGTCCCATGGTTGTTAGGCTAATTTTTGTTCGATGCGCTCCAAACGTTTGTCAAATGCAGCAAACTGCTGGCGGCTTTGCAACCCCTCTTCGCGAAAGGCACCGATCATCATCTCGGTATTGCGTCGATTTTCCTCCATTAGCAACTCGAACCGCTTATTGGTTTCCTGCTGCTGACGCAGCATAATTTCAGCGAGCCTGTTTATGGAAGCTTTCATATCGTGCATCTCAATTAAAATTTCTGACACGACAAGCGGCAAATCCTGGTTTTGATCGGCCATGATGTTACTTATTTTGCTGCGAGTGCACCTCGCCCAACATTTCCCACGGCAGAATGGGCCGGTGAATCTGGGCACGCAGGTCGTTGAGCATGGCATCTACCGCCTCGGTAGTGTCGAGGCTTTCATAGTACTGCTCGCGCACTTGCACCACGGGGGCAAAGCCACAGGCGGCCAGGCATTCCACTTCCTTCAACGTGAAATTGCCATCGGGCGAAGTCTCGCCCACTTTGGCACCGGTAATACGCTCCAGATTAGCCGTCAATTCGTCAGAACCGCGCAGCATGCAGGGCCCCGTGCGACAGATTTCCAGCACGTGCTTGCCCACGGGCTTGAGGTTATACATGGTATAGAAGGTAGCAACTTCGTACACCTCAATGGGGCTGATGCCCAGTGTTTCGGCCACCAAGTCCTGCACCTCGGGGCTAACCCAGCCGCCAAACTCGGCCTGCGCGATGTGCAAAACCGGCAGCAGTACTGATTTGCTGCGGTCGGCAGGGTAGTGGGTGAGCAGGCGCTTAATTTCCGTCTGCCCGGCGGGCGAGAATTGCAGCTTCGATGGGGCAGTAGTGGGGGCCATATCAATCAAAATCAATCAGAAATTAAGCGTCCAGCTCGCCGGCAATCACGTTCATCGACGACAGAATTACGATGGCATCGGAGAGCGTGGTGCCCACGGCCATCTCCGGATAAGCCTGGTAGTAAATGAAGCACGGGCGGCGAAAGTGCAGCCGGTAGGGCGTGCGCCCACCGTCCGACACCAAGTAAAAGCCCAACTCGCCATTGCCGCCTTCTACTGAGTGGTACACCTCACCCACGGGGGCGTCGATTTCGCCCATCACGATTTTGAAGTGGTAAATCAGGGCCTCCATGTTCTTGTACACCTCCTGCTTGGGGGGCAGGTAGTAATGCGGCGCATCAGCGTGGTAGGGGCCCTCAGGCAACTTATCAAGCGCCTGGTTGATGATGCGCAGGCTTTGCCAAATCTCCTCGTTGCGCACCATGAAGCGGTCGTAGGTGTCGCCGTTGGTGCCCACCGGAACGTCGAACTCGAAGTCCTCGTACGACGAATACGGATTCATTACCCGCACGTCGTAGTCGACGCCCGCGGCCCGCAGGTTGGGCCCCGTGAAGCCGTAGCTCAGCGCCTTTTCAGCCGAGATGGGCCCCACGTTCACCACCCGGTCCATGAAGATGCGGTTGCGGTTGAACATGGATTCAAACTCCTTCATCACGGTCGGGAAGGACTTCAGCCAGGCTCGCAGCTTCTCGATGGCCACCGGCGTGAAGTCGCGTTCCATGCCGCCCACGCGGCCCATGTTGGTGGTGAGGCGGGCCCCGCACACCTCTTCGTAAATCTCGTAAATCTTCTCACGCTCCTGAAACACGTACAGAAAGCCGGTGAAGGCCCCCGTATCCACGCCCAGGATGGAGTTGCAGATGAGATGGTCGGAAATGCGCGCCAACTCCATCATAATTACGCGCATGTATTGGGCGCGCTTGGGCACGGTGACGCCCAGCATCTTTTCCACCGTCATGTGCCAGCCCAGGTTGTTGATGGGGCTGGAGCAGTAGTTCATCCGGTCGGTCAGGGTCGTAATCTGATAGAACGGGCGGCGCTCGGCGATTTTCTCGAACGCGCGGTGGATGTAGCCGATGGTGGGCACGCCCGACACAATCCGCTCGCCATCCATTTGCAGGATGTTCTGGAAAATGCCGTGCGTGGCCGGGTGCGTGGGCCCCAGGTTGAGGGTCGTCAACTCCTGGTTGAAGTCGTTGTGCAGGGGCAGCAAGATCTTGTCTTGTTGCTCCCGTGCTTCTTCGATGATGTGGTGGGTGCCTTCCAGCGTGTCGTTTACTGCCATGACGTAAAAATCAGGGGCCTAGCGGCCGAAAAACAGGTCGGTTTTGTCTTCGCGGGTGCCATCTTCGAGCGGGTACTCCTTGCGCATGGGGAAATAGTCCATGTCCTCCACGTTCAGGATGCGCATCAGGTTGGGGTGGCCAGTGAAGATGACGCCATAAAAGTCGTAAGCTTCGCGCTCCATCCAATTGGCTGTCAGGTATATGTCACTCAGCGTGGGTACCACTGGGTCGGCCACCGGAAAGAAAATCTTAAGCCGCAGGCGGATGTTTTGCGTGAAGCTGTGCAAGTGGTAAATC
This genomic stretch from Hymenobacter sp. PAMC 26628 harbors:
- a CDS encoding NADH-quinone oxidoreductase subunit NuoE family protein, translated to MAPTTAPSKLQFSPAGQTEIKRLLTHYPADRSKSVLLPVLHIAQAEFGGWVSPEVQDLVAETLGISPIEVYEVATFYTMYNLKPVGKHVLEICRTGPCMLRGSDELTANLERITGAKVGETSPDGNFTLKEVECLAACGFAPVVQVREQYYESLDTTEAVDAMLNDLRAQIHRPILPWEMLGEVHSQQNK
- a CDS encoding NADH-quinone oxidoreductase subunit D, which codes for MAVNDTLEGTHHIIEEAREQQDKILLPLHNDFNQELTTLNLGPTHPATHGIFQNILQMDGERIVSGVPTIGYIHRAFEKIAERRPFYQITTLTDRMNYCSSPINNLGWHMTVEKMLGVTVPKRAQYMRVIMMELARISDHLICNSILGVDTGAFTGFLYVFQEREKIYEIYEEVCGARLTTNMGRVGGMERDFTPVAIEKLRAWLKSFPTVMKEFESMFNRNRIFMDRVVNVGPISAEKALSYGFTGPNLRAAGVDYDVRVMNPYSSYEDFEFDVPVGTNGDTYDRFMVRNEEIWQSLRIINQALDKLPEGPYHADAPHYYLPPKQEVYKNMEALIYHFKIVMGEIDAPVGEVYHSVEGGNGELGFYLVSDGGRTPYRLHFRRPCFIYYQAYPEMAVGTTLSDAIVILSSMNVIAGELDA
- a CDS encoding NADH-quinone oxidoreductase subunit C encodes the protein MTPQDSAATPEAAVAEDPIKVQNARLLARLHTLFGEDAFTDVSEPYGLLTATTTRERIHGIIAGLQQDEEIALHFLTTMCGINYPENVGQELGMIYHLHSFTQNIRLRLKIFFPVADPVVPTLSDIYLTANWMEREAYDFYGVIFTGHPNLMRILNVEDMDYFPMRKEYPLEDGTREDKTDLFFGR